One genomic region from Vibrio cyclitrophicus encodes:
- a CDS encoding OmpA family protein: protein MKKITLALALTVALTGCQATQRQNATTGESETNSATQGALIGAIAGAVAGVATGDDSKDRHKRALIGAAGGAAVGGGIGYYFDQQEAALREELMNSGVQVERVGENQLLLRLENGIGFDSGSYALESSIHNTLRGVARILVEYPDTSLVIDGHTDSTGSESTNQILSERRAESVRAFLISQDVAAGRAIARGNGERYPLCDNNTSQGRACNRRVEIQILPLK from the coding sequence TTGAAAAAAATCACTTTAGCCCTAGCGCTCACTGTCGCTTTAACGGGGTGTCAGGCAACTCAACGCCAAAATGCGACAACGGGTGAATCTGAGACGAACTCTGCAACTCAAGGTGCTCTAATTGGTGCTATCGCTGGTGCAGTAGCTGGTGTTGCAACAGGTGACGACTCTAAAGATCGCCACAAGCGTGCATTGATCGGCGCTGCAGGTGGCGCGGCTGTCGGTGGTGGTATTGGTTACTACTTCGACCAACAAGAAGCTGCACTTCGTGAAGAGCTCATGAACTCTGGCGTTCAAGTGGAACGTGTTGGTGAGAACCAACTCCTGCTTCGCCTAGAAAATGGGATCGGTTTTGATTCGGGCTCTTACGCTTTAGAATCAAGCATTCACAACACACTACGCGGTGTTGCTCGTATCTTAGTTGAATACCCTGACACAAGCCTCGTGATCGACGGCCATACAGACAGCACTGGCAGTGAATCAACTAACCAAATTCTTTCCGAGCGTCGTGCTGAATCGGTTCGCGCATTCTTGATTTCTCAAGATGTCGCTGCAGGCCGTGCCATCGCTCGTGGTAACGGCGAACGTTACCCTCTATGTGACAACAACACGTCTCAAGGTCGTGCTTGTAACCGTCGCGTAGAAATTCAAATCTTGCCGCTTAAGTAG
- a CDS encoding DUF2786 domain-containing protein, with protein sequence MDKKKALKKIAKCLELGNSANVNEAANAIKMAHNLMLKYGLEKDDIEFIKMGKTQSSHLLPANISSTLLRVIRGINTKFGVEAVLLNHKGLKRVEFIGEADRAIFAAFAFDIIYRELNEHTGQFRNSFAGSGTGSLEVTRRVNSFVSGWVEGALEKLPTITPDDESNNKINNYIDKEFKNIDRETFKQQLREAMKNLTADYEVGLKKGRKLSVNRPVSGAQAAKKITKS encoded by the coding sequence ATGGATAAGAAAAAAGCCCTAAAGAAAATTGCCAAGTGTCTTGAGCTTGGAAATTCTGCGAACGTCAATGAAGCTGCCAATGCGATAAAAATGGCGCATAACTTGATGCTGAAATATGGTCTCGAAAAAGACGATATTGAATTTATCAAGATGGGAAAGACTCAATCCTCTCACCTGCTACCTGCAAATATCAGTTCTACACTGCTGCGTGTTATTCGCGGTATTAACACCAAGTTTGGCGTAGAGGCGGTGTTATTGAATCACAAAGGCCTTAAACGAGTGGAGTTTATAGGTGAAGCGGATCGCGCTATCTTTGCTGCATTCGCATTCGATATTATTTATCGCGAGCTAAATGAACATACAGGCCAATTCAGAAATAGCTTTGCTGGTTCTGGAACAGGGTCGCTTGAAGTGACACGTCGTGTGAATTCATTTGTCTCTGGTTGGGTTGAAGGCGCACTGGAAAAGCTACCAACCATTACTCCAGACGATGAATCAAACAACAAGATCAATAACTACATCGATAAAGAATTCAAAAATATCGACCGTGAGACCTTCAAGCAACAATTAAGAGAAGCGATGAAAAACCTCACCGCTGATTATGAAGTTGGCTTGAAGAAAGGTCGTAAATTGTCTGTTAATAGACCAGTTTCCGGGGCCCAGGCTGCTAAAAAGATAACAAAATCATAG
- a CDS encoding DUF3334 family protein: protein MKKNKTVTTEDILLKLCQSVSSVLTSATASQVSYSAMVQKINKTSLKPDFGCFVLFDGGFSGLVVINFTSKAALEIYTNYMRNMGMPEDELAVLHTSDEVGDVLGELMNQLVGDFTNKIRKELQTNITQNQPKMLALNKQVNLSVDTNLDRPQARRVTFSTANNNIFYLELAMDKTEFIQLEEFEITEDECPDSILEATQKKMQETNKPAQNSGNDSAADLLDELGI, encoded by the coding sequence ATGAAAAAAAACAAAACAGTCACAACTGAAGATATTCTTCTTAAGCTATGCCAATCAGTCTCAAGCGTACTCACTTCAGCGACGGCTTCTCAGGTGTCCTATTCAGCTATGGTTCAAAAGATCAACAAGACAAGTCTGAAGCCAGACTTTGGTTGTTTCGTCTTATTTGACGGTGGCTTTTCTGGTCTTGTTGTCATCAATTTTACGTCGAAAGCCGCGTTAGAGATCTATACCAACTACATGCGTAATATGGGCATGCCTGAAGACGAACTGGCGGTACTGCATACTTCAGACGAAGTGGGTGATGTATTGGGCGAGCTGATGAACCAACTTGTCGGTGATTTCACCAACAAAATCCGTAAGGAACTGCAAACTAACATCACGCAGAACCAACCGAAAATGCTGGCACTGAATAAACAAGTAAACCTTTCTGTTGATACCAACCTCGATCGTCCACAAGCCCGTCGTGTGACCTTCTCGACTGCAAACAACAACATCTTCTATCTTGAGCTTGCAATGGATAAGACGGAATTCATCCAATTAGAAGAATTTGAAATCACTGAAGACGAGTGCCCAGATAGCATTCTTGAGGCGACTCAGAAGAAAATGCAAGAAACCAACAAGCCAGCACAAAACTCAGGCAATGATTCTGCAGCGGATCTACTCGATGAACTTGGTATCTAG